In Achromobacter xylosoxidans A8, a single window of DNA contains:
- a CDS encoding MFS transporter: MAGFITILTEALPAGLLPQMAQGLAVSQASIGQTVTIYAIGSLVAAIPLVAATRGVRRRPLLLAAIAGFVLANTVTALSSAYVLTMAARFLAGMSAGLLWALVAGYAARMVPAHQQGRAIAVAMLGAPLALSLGVPAGTLLGSLWGWRIGFGIMSGLALILMVWVRLRVPDFAGQTRGRQLPLRRVFLLPGVRPVLFAVLAFVLAHNILYIYIAPFLASVGMAASTELVLLVFGLSSLLGIWVVGALIDRHLRALTLACIALFGLAALALGIAGGMPAMLYLSVGAWGVAFGGSPTLFQTALAKTAGDAADVAQSMLVTAWNTAIAAGGVVGGALLERLGVAAFVPALLALLAATLAVVWAARTHGFPASPTRWQPA, translated from the coding sequence ATGGCGGGCTTCATCACGATCCTGACCGAGGCGCTGCCGGCCGGGCTGCTGCCGCAGATGGCGCAGGGCCTGGCCGTGTCCCAGGCCAGCATCGGCCAGACCGTCACCATCTACGCGATCGGCTCGCTGGTGGCGGCGATTCCGCTGGTCGCCGCCACCCGGGGCGTCCGCCGGCGTCCGCTGCTGCTGGCGGCGATCGCCGGGTTCGTGCTGGCCAATACCGTGACCGCGCTGTCATCCGCCTATGTACTGACGATGGCTGCGCGCTTCCTGGCGGGCATGTCGGCGGGGCTGTTGTGGGCCTTGGTGGCCGGCTACGCCGCGCGCATGGTGCCGGCGCACCAGCAGGGCCGCGCAATCGCGGTGGCGATGCTGGGCGCGCCGCTGGCGCTGTCGCTGGGCGTGCCGGCCGGAACCTTGCTGGGCTCGCTGTGGGGCTGGCGCATCGGCTTCGGCATCATGAGCGGGCTGGCGCTCATCCTGATGGTCTGGGTGCGCCTGCGGGTGCCGGACTTTGCGGGACAAACCCGGGGCCGGCAACTGCCGCTACGGCGCGTATTCCTGCTGCCCGGCGTGCGTCCGGTGCTGTTCGCGGTGCTGGCGTTCGTGCTGGCGCACAACATTCTCTACATCTATATCGCGCCGTTCCTGGCCTCGGTGGGGATGGCTGCCAGCACCGAACTGGTGTTGCTGGTGTTCGGACTGAGTTCGCTGCTCGGCATCTGGGTGGTAGGAGCGTTGATCGATCGCCATCTGCGGGCGCTGACCCTGGCCTGCATAGCCCTGTTCGGCCTGGCCGCGCTGGCGCTGGGCATCGCGGGCGGCATGCCGGCCATGCTCTATCTGTCTGTGGGCGCCTGGGGCGTGGCGTTCGGCGGCTCGCCGACGTTGTTCCAGACGGCGCTGGCCAAGACGGCCGGCGATGCCGCGGACGTCGCGCAGTCCATGCTGGTGACGGCGTGGAACACGGCCATCGCCGCGGGCGGCGTGGTTGGCGGCGCGTTGCTCGAACGCCTGGGCGTGGCTGCATTCGTGCCAGCCCTGCTGGCGCTGCTGGCGGCGACGCTGGCGGTCGTCTGGGCCGCCAGGACGCACGGTTTTCCCGCCAGCCCTACCAGATGGCAGCCAGCTTGA
- the phnX gene encoding phosphonoacetaldehyde hydrolase, translating into MTVSPLPVRLEAVIFDWAGTLVDFGSFAPTKVFVDAFSQFGVEMSLAQARGPMGMGKWDHIRTLCNDAVIAGQYQAQFGRLPTDDDVTAIYERFLPMQLDKVAQYSAAIPGAVELLRALRQHGLKIGSCSGYPASVMRRVVERAASEGLEPDCIVASDDVPRARPAPAMALKNVVELGLSDVAACVKVDDTAPGIEEGRRAGMWTVGLLLSGNAAGLTLEEYLSLDDAGRQKARTAASLELSPAAPHYLIDTVADLPAVIADIESRLSAGQRP; encoded by the coding sequence ATGACTGTTTCGCCTTTGCCCGTCCGCCTGGAAGCGGTGATCTTCGACTGGGCCGGCACGCTGGTCGACTTCGGTTCCTTCGCGCCCACCAAGGTGTTCGTGGACGCGTTCTCGCAGTTCGGCGTGGAAATGTCGCTGGCGCAGGCCCGCGGCCCGATGGGCATGGGCAAGTGGGACCACATCCGCACGCTCTGCAACGATGCCGTGATCGCCGGCCAGTACCAGGCCCAGTTCGGCCGCCTGCCCACCGATGACGACGTGACCGCCATCTACGAGCGCTTCCTGCCGATGCAGCTGGACAAGGTCGCCCAGTATTCCGCGGCGATCCCCGGCGCGGTCGAACTGTTGCGCGCCCTGCGCCAGCACGGCCTGAAGATCGGTTCGTGCTCGGGCTATCCGGCCAGCGTCATGCGCCGCGTGGTGGAACGCGCCGCCTCCGAAGGCCTGGAGCCCGACTGCATCGTCGCCAGTGACGACGTGCCGCGCGCCCGGCCGGCGCCCGCGATGGCTTTGAAGAACGTGGTCGAGCTCGGCCTGTCCGACGTGGCCGCCTGCGTCAAGGTCGACGACACCGCGCCCGGCATCGAAGAAGGACGCCGCGCCGGCATGTGGACCGTGGGCCTGCTGCTGTCGGGCAACGCCGCCGGCCTGACGCTGGAGGAATACCTGAGCCTGGATGACGCAGGCCGCCAGAAAGCGCGCACCGCCGCCAGCCTGGAGCTGTCGCCCGCCGCGCCGCACTACCTGATCGACACCGTCGCCGACCTGCCCGCGGTGATCGCCGACATCGAATCCCGTTTGTCCGCGGGCCAGCGCCCCTAA
- a CDS encoding TIGR03364 family FAD-dependent oxidoreductase has product MKNFDVVVVGAGMLGIAHAWAAAKRGLSVAVIERSRQAHGATIRNFGQVIVTGQAPGMMLSHAQQARELWLELADRAGFHVRANGALVLARNAEEADVLQEFADTRMRQEGYRANLLSGREVAALYGGQLAHHCAGLQGHDDLQIYSREALPAITSYLAESLGVQFITGTLARAVEGGLVCTSAGEFKGGHVFVCPGHDYLTLLPERFAPMNLEVTRLQMLRAAFETHPIALDRPLLTGLSCVHYGAFSDLPSALALREVIQARTPMLLENGIHLLISPTPYGELIIGDSHRYGQDALPFNDEAVDNAMLDLASQALGARLRVLERWQGVYGAHGPAPFSVMPVDPATTVAVMHSGVGMTVGLAIGERTVAGVVGR; this is encoded by the coding sequence ATGAAAAATTTCGACGTAGTCGTGGTGGGCGCCGGCATGCTGGGCATCGCCCATGCCTGGGCGGCCGCCAAGCGCGGCCTGTCGGTGGCCGTGATCGAGCGCAGCCGCCAGGCGCATGGCGCCACCATCCGCAACTTCGGCCAGGTCATCGTGACGGGCCAGGCGCCCGGCATGATGCTGTCGCACGCCCAGCAGGCGCGCGAGCTGTGGCTGGAACTGGCGGACCGGGCGGGCTTTCATGTGCGCGCCAACGGCGCCCTGGTGTTGGCCCGCAACGCCGAAGAGGCGGACGTGCTGCAGGAGTTCGCCGACACGCGCATGCGCCAGGAGGGTTATCGCGCCAACCTGCTGTCGGGCCGCGAGGTGGCCGCACTATATGGCGGCCAGCTGGCGCACCACTGCGCGGGCCTGCAAGGGCATGACGATCTGCAGATCTATTCGCGCGAGGCGCTGCCGGCCATTACGAGCTACCTGGCGGAGTCGCTGGGCGTGCAGTTCATTACCGGCACATTGGCGCGCGCGGTCGAGGGCGGACTGGTGTGCACCTCGGCGGGCGAGTTCAAGGGCGGGCACGTGTTCGTCTGCCCCGGACATGATTACCTGACCCTGCTGCCTGAGCGCTTTGCGCCGATGAACCTGGAGGTCACGCGCCTGCAAATGCTGCGCGCCGCGTTCGAAACCCATCCCATCGCGCTGGACCGCCCCTTGCTGACCGGCCTGTCCTGCGTGCACTACGGCGCGTTCTCGGATCTGCCGTCGGCGCTGGCGCTGCGCGAGGTGATCCAGGCGCGCACGCCCATGCTGCTGGAGAACGGCATCCATCTGCTGATCAGCCCCACGCCCTATGGCGAACTGATCATCGGCGATTCGCACCGCTACGGCCAGGATGCGCTGCCGTTCAACGACGAGGCGGTCGACAACGCCATGCTGGACCTGGCGTCCCAGGCCCTGGGCGCGCGCCTGCGCGTGCTGGAGCGCTGGCAGGGCGTCTATGGCGCGCACGGCCCGGCGCCGTTCTCCGTCATGCCGGTGGACCCGGCCACGACGGTGGCGGTGATGCATTCGGGCGTGGGCATGACGGTCGGCCTGGCCATCGGCGAGCGCACCGTGGCGGGCGTAGTGGGCCGCTGA
- a CDS encoding phosphonate degradation HD-domain oxygenase, giving the protein MALTLQDIEQIFLERGHRSYDGESVSHLRHALQTAALAERHGAGAHLITASLLHDLGHLIADRPGTPTLRGLDDKHQYFVLPFLRGLFGPAVLDPIRLHVEAKRYLCYVEPQYEASLSEDSKRSLALQGGSFDAGQAVDFASMPGAPDAIRLRRWDDMAKVPGLATPPLDHFLEIAESVSGRVKLAAIW; this is encoded by the coding sequence ATGGCCTTGACCCTGCAAGATATCGAACAGATTTTCCTGGAGCGCGGGCACCGCTCCTACGACGGCGAATCCGTCAGCCACCTGCGGCATGCGCTGCAAACCGCGGCGCTGGCCGAACGCCACGGCGCCGGCGCCCACCTGATCACCGCCAGCCTGCTGCACGACCTGGGCCACCTTATCGCCGACCGGCCGGGCACGCCCACGCTGCGCGGCCTCGACGACAAGCACCAGTACTTCGTGCTGCCCTTCCTGCGCGGCCTGTTCGGCCCGGCGGTGCTGGACCCGATCCGGCTGCATGTGGAGGCCAAGCGCTACCTCTGCTATGTGGAACCGCAATATGAAGCGTCGCTCTCGGAGGATTCGAAGCGCAGCCTGGCGCTGCAGGGGGGCAGTTTCGATGCGGGCCAGGCGGTGGATTTTGCGAGCATGCCGGGCGCGCCGGATGCGATCCGCCTGAGGCGCTGGGACGACATGGCCAAGGTCCCCGGCTTGGCCACGCCGCCCCTGGATCACTTCCTGGAGATCGCCGAGAGCGTCTCCGGGCGGGTCAAGCTGGCTGCCATCTGGTAG
- a CDS encoding LysR family transcriptional regulator: MLVAELKSFYAVARCGTVTKAAAQLGVSQPTVTGQLRQLESRYGVELFHRQGRGMRLSDAGHSLMPMVEKLVQQETEIDFRLRDASDLREGNLRIGATGPYYIMDTVRAYNQRYPGIDLTLAIGNSQTMLQALHDYRIEIATSSFLMDDKHLYRRMIAADPIRVVAHRGHPLARHSQVRLADLAEHALLLREPGSMTRQLTEDALLAAGVAVRRTLEIGSRESIRQAILCGLGISLIPSREIPSHPELAALDIEGADIVMHEYLYCLRERQPVQLIARFLEMAPAAG, encoded by the coding sequence GTGCTTGTCGCCGAACTCAAATCCTTCTACGCCGTGGCCCGCTGCGGCACCGTCACCAAGGCCGCCGCCCAGTTGGGCGTCAGCCAGCCCACGGTGACGGGGCAATTGCGCCAGTTGGAGTCCCGTTACGGCGTCGAACTGTTTCATCGCCAGGGGCGCGGCATGCGCCTGTCGGACGCCGGCCACAGCCTGATGCCCATGGTGGAGAAGCTGGTCCAGCAGGAAACCGAGATCGATTTCCGCCTGCGCGACGCCAGCGACCTGCGCGAAGGCAATCTGCGCATCGGCGCCACCGGCCCCTACTACATCATGGATACGGTGCGCGCCTACAACCAGCGCTACCCGGGCATAGACCTGACCCTGGCCATCGGCAATTCGCAGACCATGCTGCAGGCGCTGCATGACTATCGCATCGAGATTGCCACCTCATCCTTTCTGATGGATGACAAGCACCTGTACCGGCGCATGATCGCCGCCGATCCCATCCGGGTGGTGGCGCATCGCGGCCATCCGCTGGCGCGCCACAGCCAGGTCCGCCTGGCCGATCTGGCCGAACACGCGCTGCTGTTGCGCGAACCCGGCTCCATGACGCGGCAACTGACGGAAGACGCCTTGCTGGCGGCCGGCGTCGCCGTGCGCCGCACGCTCGAAATCGGCAGCCGCGAGTCGATCCGCCAGGCCATCCTGTGCGGACTGGGGATCAGCCTGATCCCCTCGCGCGAGATTCCCTCTCATCCCGAACTGGCGGCCCTGGACATCGAGGGCGCCGACATCGTGATGCATGAATACCTGTACTGCCTGCGCGAGCGCCAACCGGTGCAGTTGATCGCGCGCTTTCTGGAGATGGCGCCAGCCGCCGGCTGA
- a CDS encoding dienelactone hydrolase family protein, which produces MKITVSDGAYDAYVARPQAISAPVVVVIQEIFGVNADLRATCNELAAMGFIAVSPDLFWRAAPGIEFNKLNKQEWRQAFELYKAFDIDRGVQDIAAMIDAARSISGGNGKVGVMGFCMGGLMAYLTAARCEVDAAVAYYGGGTDLHLKEADQVTAPLMMHLADADEFIPADSQARIKAALEGRTGTEVHGYPGCNHAFARRGGSHYDAHAAALANQRTQTFLRRSLGA; this is translated from the coding sequence ATGAAAATAACGGTTTCCGATGGAGCCTACGACGCCTATGTAGCACGGCCCCAGGCAATTTCCGCACCGGTCGTCGTAGTCATCCAGGAGATTTTCGGTGTGAATGCCGATCTCCGGGCGACATGCAATGAACTCGCGGCCATGGGCTTCATCGCCGTGTCGCCCGATCTTTTTTGGCGCGCCGCGCCGGGCATCGAATTCAACAAGCTGAACAAGCAGGAGTGGCGACAGGCATTCGAGCTGTACAAGGCGTTCGATATCGACCGCGGCGTGCAGGATATCGCGGCAATGATCGACGCCGCGCGATCGATCTCAGGCGGGAACGGCAAAGTCGGCGTCATGGGCTTTTGCATGGGAGGCCTCATGGCCTACCTCACAGCCGCCCGCTGCGAGGTCGACGCGGCGGTCGCCTACTACGGCGGCGGCACCGATCTGCACCTGAAGGAAGCGGATCAGGTGACCGCGCCACTGATGATGCATCTGGCCGATGCGGATGAGTTCATTCCCGCGGACTCCCAGGCGCGCATCAAGGCCGCGCTGGAGGGCAGGACCGGTACCGAGGTCCACGGTTATCCCGGCTGCAACCATGCTTTCGCGCGGCGCGGCGGATCGCATTATGACGCGCATGCCGCCGCGCTCGCGAATCAGCGGACGCAGACCTTCCTGCGCCGATCTCTCGGCGCCTGA
- a CDS encoding putative 2-aminoethylphosphonate ABC transporter substrate-binding protein, which yields MNRYKLLALAAALTGVMGAASAETTLTVYTALEADQIKAYQAAFEKAYPDIKIQWVRDSTGIITAKLLAEKNNPKADAVWGLAGTSLGLMDKEGMLQPYAPKGLDQIAANMRDAKAEPSWVGMDGFAAAICFNTIEAEKQKLPKPTSWQDLTKPVYAGKIVMPNPASSGTGFLDVSAWLQIFGEEKGWAYMDALHKNIGSYTHSGSKPCNMAAAGEFPIGVSFDYRAAKLKADGAPVEAVFPSEGLGWEVEATAIMKGTKNLEAARKLADFSASREANELYKANFAVLAIPSIATSNPNLPADLMQRMIKNDFTWAATNRDRIIAEWTKRYDGKSEPKKK from the coding sequence ATGAATCGCTACAAGCTGCTTGCACTGGCCGCCGCCCTGACGGGCGTGATGGGCGCCGCCTCCGCCGAGACCACACTGACGGTCTACACCGCGCTCGAAGCCGACCAGATCAAGGCCTACCAGGCCGCGTTCGAGAAGGCCTATCCCGACATCAAGATCCAGTGGGTGCGCGACTCCACCGGCATCATCACCGCCAAGCTGCTGGCCGAAAAGAACAACCCCAAGGCCGACGCCGTCTGGGGCCTGGCCGGCACCTCGCTGGGCCTGATGGACAAGGAGGGCATGCTGCAGCCCTACGCCCCCAAGGGCCTGGACCAGATCGCCGCCAACATGCGCGACGCCAAGGCCGAGCCCAGCTGGGTCGGCATGGACGGCTTTGCCGCTGCCATCTGCTTCAACACCATCGAAGCCGAGAAGCAGAAGCTGCCCAAGCCCACCTCGTGGCAGGATCTGACCAAGCCGGTGTACGCCGGCAAGATCGTGATGCCGAACCCGGCTTCGTCGGGCACCGGCTTCCTGGACGTCAGCGCCTGGCTGCAGATCTTCGGTGAAGAGAAGGGCTGGGCTTACATGGACGCCCTGCACAAGAACATCGGTTCGTACACGCACTCGGGCTCCAAGCCGTGCAATATGGCCGCCGCGGGCGAATTCCCGATCGGCGTGTCGTTCGACTACCGCGCCGCCAAGCTGAAGGCTGACGGCGCCCCGGTCGAAGCCGTGTTCCCCTCGGAAGGCCTAGGCTGGGAAGTCGAAGCCACCGCCATCATGAAGGGCACCAAGAACCTGGAAGCCGCGCGCAAGCTGGCCGACTTCTCCGCCAGCCGCGAGGCCAATGAACTGTACAAGGCCAACTTCGCGGTGCTGGCCATCCCGTCGATCGCCACGTCGAATCCGAACCTGCCGGCCGACCTGATGCAGCGCATGATCAAGAACGACTTCACCTGGGCCGCCACCAACCGCGACCGCATCATCGCCGAGTGGACCAAGCGCTACGACGGCAAGTCCGAGCCGAAGAAGAAGTAA
- a CDS encoding putative 2-aminoethylphosphonate ABC transporter ATP-binding protein, giving the protein MAERDTAFLSVRHLVKRFGSHTALSDVSLDIRAGELVCLLGPSGCGKTTLLRAIAGLERQDSGTIVLSGRDISHAEPQARDYGILFQSYALFPNLTVAQNVAYGLSGKRAHRNHVANRVEEMLTLVGLAGAADKYPGQISGGQQQRVALARALAPSPSLLLLDEPMSALDARVREHLRIELRALQKRLSITTLMVTHDQEEAMVMADRIAVMNGGIIEQYGTPRELYRQPGSAFIADFVGEANWLPFERLDAHRARVGRQELAVDEALDAASGKLFVRPEAVRVSTARPEQPNAMLADVLDGVFLGRGYRLALRLEGVPGSTVHSIVSPEIGDALLGPHAASRCWVELPRHAIRAYA; this is encoded by the coding sequence ATGGCCGAACGCGATACCGCATTTCTCTCTGTCAGGCATCTGGTGAAGCGCTTTGGCAGCCATACCGCGCTGTCGGACGTCTCGCTCGACATCCGCGCCGGGGAGCTGGTGTGCCTGCTGGGGCCCTCGGGCTGCGGCAAGACCACCTTGCTGCGCGCCATCGCCGGCCTGGAGCGGCAGGACAGCGGCACCATCGTGCTGTCCGGGCGCGACATCTCGCATGCTGAACCGCAGGCGCGCGACTACGGCATCCTGTTCCAGTCGTATGCGCTGTTTCCCAATCTGACCGTGGCCCAGAACGTGGCCTACGGCCTGAGCGGCAAGCGCGCGCACCGCAACCACGTCGCCAACCGCGTCGAGGAAATGCTGACGCTGGTCGGGCTGGCTGGCGCGGCCGACAAGTATCCGGGACAGATTTCCGGCGGGCAGCAGCAGCGCGTGGCTTTGGCGCGCGCGCTGGCGCCGTCGCCGTCGCTGTTGCTGCTGGACGAGCCCATGTCGGCGCTGGACGCCCGCGTCCGCGAGCATCTGCGCATCGAACTGCGCGCCCTGCAGAAGCGCCTGTCCATCACCACGCTGATGGTCACGCATGACCAGGAAGAGGCCATGGTGATGGCCGACCGCATCGCCGTCATGAATGGCGGCATCATCGAGCAATACGGCACGCCGCGGGAACTCTACCGCCAGCCGGGTTCGGCCTTCATCGCCGATTTCGTGGGCGAAGCGAACTGGCTGCCGTTCGAACGCCTGGATGCGCACCGCGCCCGCGTGGGACGCCAGGAGCTGGCCGTGGACGAGGCGCTGGACGCCGCCAGCGGCAAGCTGTTCGTGCGGCCGGAAGCGGTGCGCGTCAGCACCGCTCGGCCGGAGCAGCCGAATGCCATGCTGGCCGACGTGCTCGACGGCGTGTTCCTGGGCCGAGGCTATCGCCTGGCCTTGCGCCTGGAAGGCGTGCCCGGCAGCACGGTGCATTCCATCGTGTCCCCCGAAATCGGAGACGCCCTGCTGGGTCCTCACGCCGCCAGCCGCTGCTGGGTGGAGCTGCCGCGCCATGCGATACGCGCCTACGCTTGA
- a CDS encoding putative 2-aminoethylphosphonate ABC transporter permease subunit: protein MRYAPTLDPAMNRSSTTAAPAPASIAAPAPMLGRRPLPAWIGALGFATGQGALALGLLLFLALPLAAILIRSVTDSDGAWAGLSVLADIIGGDGFMAMVARSLAVGVVTTLLVVPCAYGFAYGLTRTRLPGKGLLRTVALLPLLAPSLLPGIALVYLLGNQGLLKGLTGGATIYGFWGIVVGEAFYTFPHALMILLTGLALADGRLYDAARAMGAGPLRTFLTVTLPGTRYAVFSACCVVFTLTVTDFGVPKVVGGDYNVLAMEAYKAVVGQQNFPKGAAIGILLLLPAILTFALDRRLRARQGAQMSGRAQPYAAGPNRRRDAAFLTLAGVLAAFLLLIIGVAVWASFVKMWPYNLSMSLRSYDFDNMDGGGWLAWRNSLQLAFCTALIGTAVVFTGAWMMEKVPARGQLARGLRGMVGMLALMPMAVPGLVLGLGYIFFFNSLSNPLNVLYGTMPLLVLCTVIHFYTSAHLTAATALNALDPEFEAASASLKVPRLTTFLRVTLPMCLPAALDVARYLFVSAMTTVSAVVFLYSPSTVLAAVAVLNMDDAGFIGPAAAMCTVIMASSAAAAMVLHLASRALVARSQAWRRPAAH from the coding sequence ATGCGATACGCGCCTACGCTTGATCCCGCCATGAACCGTTCCTCCACCACGGCCGCCCCGGCCCCAGCCAGCATCGCGGCGCCTGCGCCGATGCTCGGCCGCCGCCCGCTGCCGGCCTGGATCGGTGCCCTTGGCTTCGCCACCGGGCAGGGCGCCCTGGCGCTGGGCCTGCTGCTGTTCCTGGCGCTGCCGCTGGCCGCGATCCTGATCCGGTCGGTGACCGACAGCGACGGCGCCTGGGCCGGGTTGTCGGTGCTGGCGGACATCATCGGCGGCGACGGCTTCATGGCCATGGTCGCGCGCAGCCTCGCGGTAGGCGTCGTGACCACGCTGCTGGTGGTGCCCTGCGCCTACGGATTCGCCTACGGCCTGACGCGCACGCGCCTGCCGGGCAAGGGCCTGCTGCGCACCGTCGCCTTGCTGCCGTTGCTGGCGCCGTCGCTGCTGCCGGGCATTGCGCTGGTGTACCTGCTGGGCAACCAGGGCCTGCTCAAGGGCCTGACCGGCGGCGCGACCATCTACGGCTTCTGGGGCATCGTCGTGGGCGAGGCGTTCTATACCTTCCCGCACGCGCTCATGATTCTTCTGACCGGCCTGGCCCTGGCCGACGGCCGTCTCTACGACGCCGCGCGCGCCATGGGCGCCGGCCCCTTGCGAACCTTCCTGACGGTGACCCTGCCGGGTACCCGCTACGCCGTGTTCTCGGCCTGCTGCGTGGTGTTCACGCTGACGGTGACCGACTTCGGCGTGCCCAAGGTCGTGGGCGGCGACTACAACGTGCTGGCGATGGAGGCCTACAAGGCCGTGGTCGGCCAGCAGAATTTCCCCAAGGGCGCGGCCATCGGCATCCTGCTGCTGCTCCCGGCGATCCTGACCTTCGCCCTGGACCGGCGGCTGCGCGCCCGTCAGGGCGCCCAGATGAGCGGCCGGGCCCAGCCCTACGCCGCCGGCCCCAACCGCCGCCGCGATGCCGCCTTCCTGACGCTGGCCGGCGTGCTGGCGGCGTTCCTGCTGTTGATCATCGGCGTGGCGGTGTGGGCGTCCTTCGTGAAGATGTGGCCTTACAACCTGTCGATGTCGCTGCGTTCGTATGACTTCGACAATATGGACGGCGGCGGCTGGCTGGCCTGGCGCAATAGCCTGCAGCTGGCGTTCTGCACTGCCCTGATCGGCACGGCCGTGGTCTTCACGGGCGCATGGATGATGGAGAAGGTGCCCGCCCGCGGCCAGCTGGCGCGCGGCCTGCGCGGCATGGTCGGCATGCTGGCGCTGATGCCCATGGCCGTGCCCGGCCTGGTGCTGGGCCTGGGCTACATCTTCTTCTTCAACAGCCTGTCGAACCCGCTGAACGTGCTGTACGGCACCATGCCGCTGCTGGTCCTGTGCACCGTCATCCACTTCTATACCAGCGCGCACCTGACGGCCGCCACCGCGCTCAACGCGCTGGACCCCGAGTTCGAAGCGGCCTCGGCGTCGCTGAAGGTGCCGCGCCTGACGACCTTCCTGCGCGTGACCCTGCCGATGTGCCTGCCTGCGGCGCTGGACGTGGCCCGCTATCTGTTTGTTTCCGCCATGACGACGGTGTCCGCAGTCGTATTCCTGTACAGCCCTTCGACGGTGCTGGCCGCGGTCGCGGTGCTGAACATGGATGACGCCGGCTTCATTGGCCCCGCCGCCGCCATGTGCACCGTGATCATGGCCAGCTCGGCCGCCGCTGCCATGGTCCTGCATCTGGCCAGCCGCGCGCTGGTGGCGCGCAGCCAGGCCTGGCGCCGTCCCGCGGCCCATTGA
- a CDS encoding SRPBCC family protein — translation MPHTVHVSAIVHAPLEKVWACFRDFDGLARWQPGVAESRIEEGGRHDAVGSVRYLTGKSSGFVREKLLMLDDPGTTLRYAVIETSLPLRDGIAGVSLHPITESGHTLVQWWADFRVEGAPLSDVANAMQAMYATALAALDAKLREE, via the coding sequence ATGCCGCACACCGTACACGTCAGTGCCATTGTTCACGCGCCGCTTGAAAAGGTCTGGGCCTGCTTCCGCGATTTCGATGGGCTGGCGCGCTGGCAGCCAGGCGTTGCAGAAAGCCGGATCGAAGAGGGAGGACGTCATGACGCGGTGGGTTCCGTGCGGTACTTGACGGGCAAGTCGTCCGGCTTTGTGCGCGAGAAACTCCTGATGCTGGACGATCCCGGCACCACGCTGCGCTACGCCGTCATCGAAACCAGCCTGCCCTTGCGCGATGGCATCGCTGGCGTGTCGCTGCATCCCATCACTGAAAGCGGACATACGCTGGTGCAATGGTGGGCGGACTTCCGGGTCGAGGGCGCGCCACTGAGCGATGTGGCGAACGCCATGCAGGCTATGTACGCGACGGCGCTGGCGGCGCTGGATGCGAAGCTGCGCGAGGAGTGA
- a CDS encoding LysR family transcriptional regulator has protein sequence MDSLNGFVVFVQVAETRSFVAAGRQLGVSASAIGKSVARLEAKLGVRLFHRSTRSVTLTAEGMLFLERSRRILAEIEAAELELSRAAGAPRGRLRVSLPLVSGLVLPILGEFMREYPEIELDLDFTDRMVDVIEEGFDAVVRTGEPADSRLSARRLGSFQILLVASPAYLASRGTPRTPADLLHHSCLHYRFPSSGKLETWALRQAEGEPELQLPVSMICNNIETRACFALQGLGIAYLPDFAIREPLADGSLVQVLAGQAERTNVFHVLWPASKQPSPKVRALVDFLCSRVFADAKAAKSAGRSRR, from the coding sequence ATGGACAGCCTGAATGGCTTTGTCGTGTTTGTGCAGGTGGCCGAAACGCGCAGCTTCGTCGCCGCCGGCCGGCAGCTCGGCGTGTCGGCCTCCGCCATCGGCAAAAGCGTGGCGCGGCTGGAAGCAAAGCTGGGGGTGCGCCTGTTCCACCGCAGCACGCGCAGCGTCACGCTGACGGCCGAAGGCATGCTGTTCCTGGAACGCAGCCGCCGCATCCTGGCCGAAATCGAGGCGGCCGAACTGGAGCTGTCGCGTGCGGCAGGCGCGCCGCGCGGACGCCTGCGCGTCAGCCTGCCGCTGGTCAGCGGACTGGTGCTGCCGATACTAGGCGAGTTCATGCGCGAATATCCGGAGATCGAACTCGATCTGGATTTCACCGACCGCATGGTGGATGTGATTGAAGAAGGCTTCGATGCCGTGGTACGCACGGGCGAACCGGCCGACTCCCGCCTGTCGGCGCGCCGCCTGGGTTCATTCCAGATCCTGCTGGTCGCCTCGCCCGCCTATCTGGCCAGCCGGGGCACGCCCCGGACGCCGGCCGATCTGTTGCATCACAGCTGCCTGCACTACCGCTTTCCCAGCAGCGGCAAGCTGGAGACCTGGGCGCTGCGGCAAGCCGAAGGCGAACCAGAACTGCAACTGCCCGTCTCGATGATCTGCAACAACATCGAGACGCGCGCCTGCTTCGCGCTGCAAGGGTTGGGGATAGCCTACCTGCCGGACTTCGCCATCCGCGAGCCATTGGCGGATGGAAGCCTGGTGCAGGTCCTGGCGGGACAGGCGGAGCGCACCAACGTCTTCCATGTGCTCTGGCCCGCCAGCAAGCAGCCGTCGCCCAAGGTACGGGCCCTGGTCGATTTTCTCTGCTCGAGAGTGTTCGCGGACGCCAAGGCGGCCAAGTCCGCCGGCCGGTCCAGGCGATAG